A genome region from Hydrogenoanaerobacterium saccharovorans includes the following:
- the dnaG gene encoding DNA primase → MIPEQFLQELKLNNDIESVISSYIQIKRGGRNLVGLCPFHSEKTPSFTVYTDSQSFYCFGCGAGGDVISFVKRIENIEYMDALKLLADRAGMQLPDNSFDDKTAKLKSRILEINRQSARFFHSCLMSPMGKQALDYLHSRGLNDKTIRRFGLGYSPDSWDTLTKHLTSLRFTQEEIVTACVAAKGRKDNIYDQFRGRVMFPIIDIRGNVIAFGGRIMQGDGPKYLNSPDTPVFKKSRNLFALNIAKSTKEENLLLAEGYMDVIALHQAGFENAVATLGTALTDEQARLMSQYAKQIVIAYDSDGAGQTATKRAINILGEIGIQVKVLSMQGAKDPDEFIKKYGRDRFKMLIEGSSNALEFELSKIKNKYDISTADGRVNYLKEFANYIAGINNPIERDVYIAKTANDLDVSKDAVLSQVNYMIRRKAKSKEKKDAKELKVFAATPMDKVNPERGRHLKAALAEERLIAILFKNPDYCAYIKQKLTLQDFATEFNRRVFEMICLRIENNQMLDIGMFGSEFDDAQMGRIAGFIASSNGQNYTKEETDDYIQTILESKLQKTDKDVAEMNDKNWSKYISDLAAKKK, encoded by the coding sequence TTGATACCGGAGCAATTTTTACAAGAACTAAAACTGAACAACGATATCGAATCGGTTATCTCATCCTACATTCAAATAAAACGCGGCGGACGTAATTTAGTTGGGCTTTGCCCGTTTCACAGTGAAAAGACCCCATCTTTTACGGTTTACACCGATTCGCAGTCTTTTTACTGCTTTGGCTGCGGGGCAGGCGGCGATGTGATTTCCTTTGTAAAACGTATTGAGAATATCGAGTATATGGATGCACTCAAGCTGCTTGCCGACAGAGCGGGAATGCAGCTGCCGGATAACAGTTTTGATGACAAAACAGCGAAATTAAAAAGCCGTATTCTTGAAATTAACCGCCAGTCCGCACGCTTTTTTCACAGCTGTTTAATGTCCCCCATGGGCAAACAAGCATTGGATTATTTGCACAGCAGGGGGCTGAACGATAAAACCATTCGGCGGTTTGGTTTGGGTTATTCTCCCGACAGTTGGGATACACTAACCAAACATCTTACCTCTTTAAGATTCACCCAGGAAGAAATAGTAACCGCCTGTGTTGCAGCCAAAGGGCGAAAAGACAATATCTACGACCAGTTTAGGGGACGTGTGATGTTCCCGATTATTGATATACGAGGCAATGTAATTGCTTTTGGCGGGCGCATTATGCAGGGAGATGGCCCTAAATATTTGAATTCGCCCGATACACCGGTTTTTAAAAAAAGTCGCAACTTGTTTGCGCTTAATATTGCCAAATCAACTAAAGAAGAAAACTTATTGCTTGCCGAAGGCTATATGGATGTCATTGCGCTGCATCAGGCTGGGTTTGAAAATGCGGTTGCAACCCTTGGTACTGCGCTTACCGACGAACAGGCAAGGTTGATGAGCCAATACGCCAAGCAGATTGTAATCGCGTACGACAGCGACGGCGCGGGGCAGACAGCCACCAAACGTGCCATTAATATACTGGGCGAAATCGGCATTCAGGTAAAGGTGCTTTCGATGCAGGGGGCAAAAGACCCTGACGAATTTATAAAAAAGTATGGGCGCGACCGCTTTAAAATGCTGATTGAGGGCAGTTCGAACGCACTTGAATTTGAACTTTCCAAAATTAAAAATAAATATGATATTTCCACTGCAGATGGCAGAGTAAATTACCTCAAAGAGTTTGCAAACTATATAGCGGGTATCAATAACCCGATTGAGCGCGATGTGTACATTGCAAAAACTGCAAACGACCTTGATGTTTCAAAAGATGCTGTGCTGTCTCAGGTGAATTATATGATTCGCCGGAAGGCGAAATCAAAAGAAAAGAAAGATGCAAAGGAGCTGAAGGTGTTTGCGGCAACTCCGATGGATAAGGTAAACCCAGAGAGGGGGAGGCATTTAAAAGCTGCGCTTGCAGAAGAAAGGCTGATTGCCATTTTGTTTAAAAACCCCGATTATTGTGCATATATAAAGCAAAAGCTAACGTTGCAAGATTTTGCAACTGAGTTTAATCGGCGCGTTTTTGAAATGATCTGTCTGCGTATCGAAAACAATCAAATGCTTGATATCGGCATGTTCGGCAGTGAATTCGACGACGCGCAAATGGGGCGAATTGCTGGTTTTATTGCCTCTTCAAACGGGCAGAACTATACCAAAGAGGAGACTGACGACTACATACAAACGATATTGGAAAGCAAACTGCAAAAAACCGACAAGGATGTCGCGGAGATGAATGATAAGAATTGGAGCAAATACATATCTGATCTTGCGGCTAAGAAGAAATAG
- the rpoD gene encoding RNA polymerase sigma factor RpoD, whose product MAVQDKKTLLKDLIESGKTKGKLSTKEINDVLEELDFDVEQVDKLYDTLESHNIEIIEDFTAPVDVDIIPGEPEELESSLASEGISIDDPVKVYLKEIGRVPLLTPEEEIDLATRMAEGDPAARKRLSEANLRLVVSIAKRYVGRGMQFLDLIQEGNLGLIKAVEKFDYTKGFKFSTYATWWIRQAITRAIADQARTIRIPVHMVETINKVKKVSSQLLHKNGHEPTAEEISVELDMPVEKVREIMRVAQEPVSLETPIGEEEDSHLGDFIPDDDAPAPAEAASHTLLKEQLSDVLQTLTQREEKVLRLRFGLEDGRSRTLEEVGKEFNVTRERIRQIEAKALRKLRHPSRSKKLKDFLD is encoded by the coding sequence ATGGCTGTACAGGATAAAAAAACATTACTCAAGGATTTGATAGAAAGCGGCAAGACCAAAGGCAAATTGAGTACAAAAGAAATTAATGATGTACTTGAAGAGCTTGATTTTGATGTAGAGCAGGTAGATAAGCTTTACGATACGTTGGAAAGCCATAATATTGAGATTATTGAAGACTTTACCGCACCGGTAGATGTTGACATCATTCCCGGTGAACCCGAGGAATTGGAAAGTTCGCTTGCATCTGAGGGCATCAGCATAGATGACCCTGTTAAAGTATACCTAAAAGAGATTGGCCGTGTACCGCTTCTTACCCCCGAGGAGGAAATCGACCTTGCCACCCGTATGGCAGAAGGTGACCCCGCCGCAAGAAAACGCCTTTCAGAGGCAAACCTGCGCCTTGTAGTAAGCATAGCAAAGCGTTACGTGGGCAGAGGCATGCAATTTCTTGACCTGATTCAGGAGGGCAACCTGGGCTTGATTAAAGCCGTTGAGAAATTTGACTATACAAAAGGCTTTAAATTTTCTACCTATGCAACATGGTGGATTCGTCAGGCGATTACACGCGCCATTGCCGACCAGGCAAGAACGATTCGTATCCCCGTTCATATGGTGGAAACCATTAACAAAGTAAAAAAAGTTTCCAGCCAACTGCTGCATAAAAATGGCCACGAACCTACCGCAGAAGAAATTTCAGTCGAACTTGATATGCCGGTGGAAAAAGTGCGAGAGATCATGCGTGTTGCGCAGGAACCTGTTTCGTTGGAAACCCCAATCGGTGAGGAAGAGGACAGTCACCTTGGAGATTTTATCCCCGATGATGATGCCCCTGCACCAGCGGAGGCAGCGTCCCACACCCTGCTTAAGGAGCAGCTGAGCGATGTATTGCAAACGCTTACACAGCGTGAAGAAAAGGTACTGCGTTTGCGTTTTGGCCTAGAAGACGGCCGCAGCAGAACCCTTGAGGAAGTGGGCAAAGAATTCAACGTTACTCGTGAACGCATTCGACAAATCGAAGCGAAAGCACTGCGTAAACTTCGTCATCCCAGCAGAAGCAAAAAGCTGAAGGACTTTTTAGATTAA
- a CDS encoding RrF2 family transcriptional regulator gives MHITLEADYAIRIVHCLSMIDHRADAKSIAETTGVTLRFSLKILRKLVAAGIIKSFKGTQGGYEIAKLPSEISLYDVIVTIEGPLNISRCVLPDFICTRPKEGPCKFQKVFVELSDDITSKLKAITFDQMM, from the coding sequence ATGCATATCACCTTGGAAGCAGACTATGCGATCCGCATTGTGCACTGCTTATCCATGATAGACCATCGTGCCGATGCAAAATCGATTGCTGAAACCACAGGTGTTACATTGCGCTTTTCACTTAAAATTTTGCGTAAACTCGTTGCGGCGGGTATTATCAAATCGTTTAAGGGTACCCAAGGGGGGTACGAAATTGCAAAATTGCCAAGCGAAATTTCTTTGTATGATGTGATTGTCACTATCGAAGGTCCGCTGAACATATCACGCTGTGTATTGCCCGATTTTATATGTACCAGGCCGAAGGAAGGCCCTTGTAAATTTCAAAAAGTTTTCGTTGAATTATCCGATGATATTACATCGAAACTAAAAGCCATTACATTTGACCAAATGATGTAA
- a CDS encoding NUDIX hydrolase, with the protein MTYIKQIEAFTPYNQQETNDKRVILDYIRLFPHNILTRENEFAHITSSGLILNPTLNRVLLIHHNIYNSWAWTGGHADGDTDLLEIALKEAREETGLCHVKPLTNQLLTIDILPVYGHIKRGKYVCSHQHLNGAYILIADEDEPLKIKPDENSGVQWFDVEQLEKVISEPYFLDIYKKIIKRARVLQ; encoded by the coding sequence ATGACTTACATTAAGCAGATTGAAGCATTCACCCCGTACAACCAACAAGAAACCAATGATAAACGTGTGATTCTTGATTATATTAGGCTGTTTCCCCACAATATCTTAACACGAGAAAATGAATTTGCGCATATCACTTCATCTGGGTTGATTCTAAACCCCACCCTGAACCGTGTATTGCTCATTCACCACAACATTTATAACTCGTGGGCATGGACAGGCGGGCACGCCGACGGCGATACCGACCTGCTGGAAATTGCACTAAAAGAGGCAAGAGAAGAAACAGGGCTTTGCCACGTAAAGCCGCTTACCAATCAGCTGCTAACAATTGATATTTTGCCTGTGTACGGGCATATAAAACGCGGCAAATACGTTTGCTCGCACCAACATTTAAACGGCGCCTACATTTTGATTGCTGATGAAGATGAACCGCTGAAGATAAAACCAGATGAAAACAGCGGAGTACAATGGTTTGATGTGGAACAGCTTGAAAAAGTGATAAGTGAACCCTATTTTTTAGATATTTATAAAAAAATAATAAAACGCGCACGTGTTTTGCAATAA
- a CDS encoding DUF4364 family protein, whose amino-acid sequence MELKAFSAGIEPGGLTLAHEIKILVCYLLHNISQKLTLSQINEALLKKGLVNYFELADAMSELLESGHIIICATNEKDEECYELTELGVRTAQEFSDTLPLTVREKALHSAQNLLARQKSAAENIVTVDKVKDGYMVNLIISDIGSDLMNLSLFMPTENEADAVKRQFIRDPLLIYKGMLALLTGDLKTVGELIPTDNAMYDD is encoded by the coding sequence ATGGAACTAAAAGCTTTTTCTGCAGGGATTGAGCCCGGCGGACTTACTCTTGCGCATGAAATTAAAATACTGGTATGTTATCTGCTTCACAACATTTCGCAAAAGCTTACGCTCTCACAAATTAACGAAGCTCTTTTAAAAAAGGGGTTAGTGAATTACTTTGAGCTTGCCGATGCTATGAGCGAATTATTGGAGTCAGGGCACATCATTATTTGTGCTACCAACGAAAAGGACGAAGAGTGCTATGAACTCACGGAACTCGGTGTGCGTACAGCCCAAGAATTTAGTGATACTCTACCTTTGACCGTACGTGAAAAAGCGCTGCATTCGGCGCAGAACCTGTTGGCACGCCAAAAAAGTGCGGCAGAGAATATTGTCACTGTGGACAAGGTTAAGGACGGCTATATGGTGAACCTGATTATCTCTGATATTGGCTCGGACCTGATGAATTTGTCGTTGTTTATGCCTACCGAAAACGAGGCAGATGCGGTAAAACGCCAGTTTATCCGCGACCCACTGCTTATATACAAAGGCATGCTTGCGCTGCTAACAGGTGATTTAAAAACCGTTGGTGAGTTAATCCCCACCGACAATGCAATGTATGACGATTGA
- a CDS encoding beta-propeller domain-containing protein has translation MADLNKKQDNNLEYLSQKLEELDRGISVPESVKASQLLERMKNPPPQLKVVKTVKWQKAAGIAAAFVLVLGSVLYGNLYVNKQSDGFVASSQNTEMAMDAAPIEGAPEAGTAKAFAAPPSSLDEENSQIEGMSGYFAKDYAQIREELKSIQDKPQIMQKKQPDEKVDDGESEKHPDTGGGEDLLTGGNDAGDIYTTNAQTQNVDEADIVKTDGKNLYYLYTPVPQNDDDQTQPVIKIIDAKSLETRSTIHFPQNTYATDMFLAGNKLAVMYAYDSFYTVPIYRVYDTGVEQKGTHSIEATTLSVYDVSDAEKPVNERKFEQQGNYINSRLVNDTVYLVTESYVPANAHLKEVTDEMLIPSVRDTAVSSNIQKLPASDICIPSQVTDRSYMMVSSISLTNPNSSSTKAVLGGGSTVYMSPNNLYIAGSITDDTTREETTSLLKFSIENGNIQLLAQGNVPGAIDGQFALDESSAGDLRIATTREYYVNPAAAQAELEKRRIKREQIQAERNAWFAAYNKAVEQGRGEEFKKETPKPWVHVEESPEVNADSNKSNPLQRTTSNNVYVLDESLQRIGTLEGLALDENIYSVRYIGDIAYIVTFKQVDPLFAIDLSNPNAPKVLGQLKILGFSEYLHPIGSDTLLGFGYDTVTNSGGNTTTTGLKLSLFDISNPMNLKETQVYRMGGAGSSSEAIYSHKAFMYYGDKNIIGVPVHLFKQEKPDTKFTFDGFYLFEVTSEKIEYLGSVSHSEGIKDVGTIYNQGLDVQRGVYIGDTVYTFSRSKVTAHSLTTLDKIAECALQ, from the coding sequence ATGGCTGATTTAAATAAAAAACAAGACAACAATTTGGAATACTTATCACAAAAGTTGGAGGAGCTTGACAGAGGCATTTCCGTACCCGAATCAGTCAAGGCTTCACAATTACTTGAGCGGATGAAAAACCCGCCCCCGCAATTAAAAGTAGTAAAAACGGTAAAATGGCAAAAAGCTGCAGGCATTGCGGCGGCATTTGTTTTGGTTTTGGGCAGTGTGCTATACGGCAATCTGTATGTTAACAAGCAAAGTGACGGTTTTGTTGCCAGTTCGCAGAATACGGAGATGGCTATGGATGCTGCCCCGATAGAAGGCGCACCCGAGGCAGGTACTGCAAAGGCTTTTGCAGCACCTCCGAGCAGTTTGGATGAGGAAAACAGCCAAATTGAAGGAATGAGCGGCTATTTTGCAAAAGATTACGCCCAAATACGTGAAGAACTCAAATCTATCCAAGATAAGCCTCAAATTATGCAGAAAAAACAGCCTGATGAAAAGGTGGATGATGGCGAATCTGAAAAACACCCCGATACAGGCGGCGGTGAAGATTTGTTAACAGGTGGCAATGATGCAGGCGATATTTACACAACGAATGCACAAACACAAAACGTTGATGAAGCCGACATTGTGAAAACCGACGGTAAAAACCTGTATTACCTTTATACCCCTGTACCGCAAAATGATGATGACCAAACACAACCGGTAATAAAAATTATAGATGCTAAAAGCCTTGAAACACGTTCCACCATACACTTTCCGCAAAACACTTATGCTACTGACATGTTCCTTGCAGGCAACAAGCTTGCAGTAATGTACGCGTATGACAGCTTTTACACCGTTCCAATATATCGAGTATACGATACGGGTGTGGAACAGAAGGGTACTCATAGTATCGAAGCAACCACTCTTTCTGTTTACGATGTTTCTGACGCTGAAAAACCTGTAAATGAACGCAAATTCGAGCAACAGGGCAATTATATCAACTCCAGGCTGGTAAACGACACGGTTTATCTTGTTACAGAAAGCTATGTACCTGCAAATGCACACCTTAAAGAAGTAACCGACGAGATGCTGATACCTTCTGTACGTGATACAGCGGTTTCTTCAAATATTCAAAAACTTCCCGCGTCGGATATTTGTATTCCTTCACAGGTTACAGATCGTTCTTACATGATGGTTTCATCTATCAGCCTTACCAATCCCAATTCAAGTTCTACCAAAGCGGTTTTGGGCGGAGGCAGTACTGTATATATGTCCCCTAACAACCTTTATATTGCGGGCAGCATCACCGATGATACCACGCGTGAAGAAACAACCTCCTTGCTGAAATTCAGCATAGAAAACGGTAATATTCAGTTGCTTGCTCAAGGCAATGTTCCTGGTGCAATTGACGGGCAGTTTGCGTTGGATGAAAGTAGCGCGGGCGACCTGCGCATTGCTACCACACGAGAATATTATGTAAACCCCGCTGCAGCCCAAGCAGAGCTGGAAAAAAGGCGGATAAAACGCGAGCAGATACAAGCCGAAAGAAACGCATGGTTTGCCGCTTATAATAAAGCGGTAGAGCAAGGGCGCGGCGAAGAATTTAAAAAAGAAACCCCCAAACCATGGGTTCACGTGGAAGAAAGCCCCGAAGTTAACGCTGATTCAAACAAAAGCAACCCGCTCCAAAGAACAACGAGCAACAATGTGTATGTACTGGATGAATCTTTGCAGCGTATCGGCACACTGGAAGGATTGGCACTCGATGAAAACATCTATTCTGTCCGCTACATCGGTGACATCGCTTATATCGTCACATTTAAACAGGTAGACCCGTTGTTTGCCATCGACTTATCCAATCCGAATGCGCCAAAAGTACTCGGTCAGCTTAAAATCCTCGGATTTTCGGAATATCTGCATCCCATCGGCAGCGATACGCTCTTGGGCTTTGGTTACGATACTGTAACCAATTCAGGTGGTAATACAACGACAACAGGCTTAAAGCTTTCTTTGTTCGATATAAGCAACCCGATGAATTTGAAAGAGACACAAGTTTATCGGATGGGCGGCGCCGGCAGCAGCTCTGAGGCGATATACAGTCACAAAGCCTTTATGTATTACGGCGACAAGAACATAATAGGGGTACCCGTACACCTGTTTAAACAAGAGAAGCCAGATACTAAATTTACATTCGACGGTTTCTATTTGTTTGAGGTTACCTCTGAAAAAATAGAATATCTTGGTTCTGTTAGCCATAGTGAAGGTATTAAGGATGTGGGCACAATTTACAACCAAGGATTGGATGTTCAGCGCGGGGTTTACATTGGTGATACGGTATATACTTTCTCACGCAGCAAAGTTACGGCACACTCGCTGACAACTTTAGATAAAATTGCAGAATGTGCTTTGCAGTAA
- a CDS encoding RNA polymerase sigma factor: MNIDLQVIASAKAGNAESFSLLYEQVQDELYKYALYTLGNTHDAEDAVADTFIEAYKGIANLRDDSAFKAWIFRILSVRMKRKVADIIKRKNTLNIEDFISDFTADTDIERETSDKVILLGALNKLSNQERMIVVLSAIQGYTTKEISEMLGCPHGTVSSKLHRALIKMRKMIEMG; the protein is encoded by the coding sequence TTGAACATTGATTTACAGGTGATTGCTTCGGCAAAAGCGGGAAACGCAGAAAGCTTCTCTCTTTTATACGAACAGGTGCAGGATGAACTTTACAAATATGCACTTTATACGCTCGGCAATACACACGACGCAGAAGATGCTGTTGCCGATACTTTTATAGAAGCATATAAAGGCATTGCCAACCTGCGGGATGACTCGGCGTTTAAGGCGTGGATATTCCGTATTCTGTCCGTTCGAATGAAAAGAAAAGTTGCCGACATCATCAAACGCAAAAACACGCTCAATATTGAGGATTTTATCAGCGACTTTACTGCAGATACTGACATCGAGCGAGAGACATCGGATAAGGTGATTTTATTGGGTGCTTTAAACAAGTTATCCAATCAGGAAAGAATGATTGTTGTTCTTTCCGCCATTCAGGGTTATACAACCAAAGAAATCTCTGAGATGTTAGGCTGCCCGCACGGCACTGTAAGCTCTAAGCTGCACAGGGCCTTAATTAAGATGCGCAAAATGATAGAAATGGGGTGA
- the purE gene encoding 5-(carboxyamino)imidazole ribonucleotide mutase, with the protein MAEQKKAAVIMGSDSDLPVVKGAITTLKGFGIAVEAHVMSAHRTPKQACEFAASARKNGFGVLLAAAGKAAHLAGVLAAHTTLPVIGIPIKSSTLDGLDALLSTVQMPKGIPVATVAIDGAENAAILAAQILGVYDEGIAQQLQDMKNKMAQEVIEKDKKLNELIETK; encoded by the coding sequence ATGGCTGAACAAAAAAAAGCAGCGGTCATTATGGGCAGCGACAGCGACCTGCCCGTTGTAAAAGGCGCAATAACAACCCTGAAAGGTTTTGGTATTGCGGTAGAGGCGCATGTTATGAGTGCCCACCGTACCCCCAAACAAGCATGTGAGTTTGCAGCATCCGCCCGTAAAAATGGCTTTGGTGTTCTGCTCGCGGCGGCAGGCAAGGCGGCACATCTCGCGGGTGTTTTGGCAGCCCACACAACACTACCGGTGATTGGTATTCCCATCAAGAGCTCAACGCTGGATGGGCTGGATGCCCTTCTTTCAACGGTGCAGATGCCCAAGGGTATTCCGGTAGCAACCGTTGCCATTGACGGTGCAGAAAATGCTGCAATCTTGGCAGCACAGATATTGGGTGTATATGATGAAGGCATTGCCCAGCAGTTGCAAGATATGAAAAATAAAATGGCGCAAGAGGTTATTGAAAAAGATAAAAAATTAAACGAACTGATAGAAACAAAATAA
- the purC gene encoding phosphoribosylaminoimidazolesuccinocarboxamide synthase, with protein sequence MEKRDMVYEGKAKKVYSTQDPELFIVDYKDDATAFNGLKKGTILGKGAINNRVTNHLMKLLEKNGIPTHLVKELSDRETLVKKVTIVPLEVIVRNIAAGSLSKRLGLPEGTKMAKTVLEYCYKDDALGDPMVNEYHIMAMQYCTKQELDLIADYSLKINEILTDYLKDLNIELIDFKLEFGKTTDGTIVLADEISPDTCRFWDSITHEKLDKDRFRRDLGGVEDAYHEIMKRLMGE encoded by the coding sequence ATGGAAAAACGAGATATGGTTTATGAAGGCAAAGCAAAAAAGGTTTACAGCACGCAAGACCCCGAGCTTTTTATTGTAGATTACAAGGACGATGCAACCGCGTTTAACGGGCTGAAAAAGGGTACCATACTGGGGAAAGGTGCTATCAACAACCGCGTAACCAATCATCTGATGAAACTGCTCGAGAAAAACGGCATCCCCACCCATCTGGTAAAAGAACTTTCTGACCGAGAAACTCTGGTAAAAAAAGTAACCATTGTTCCGTTGGAAGTGATTGTGCGCAACATTGCGGCAGGCTCGCTCAGCAAGCGCTTGGGGCTGCCAGAAGGCACCAAGATGGCAAAAACAGTACTGGAATATTGCTACAAAGACGACGCACTCGGCGACCCTATGGTGAATGAATATCACATTATGGCAATGCAGTACTGCACTAAGCAGGAACTTGACCTCATAGCGGATTATTCGCTCAAAATCAACGAGATTCTTACCGACTACCTCAAAGACTTAAACATTGAGCTGATTGACTTTAAATTAGAATTTGGTAAAACCACCGACGGTACCATTGTTTTGGCGGATGAAATTTCGCCTGACACCTGCCGCTTTTGGGACAGTATTACGCATGAAAAACTGGATAAAGACCGCTTTCGGCGCGACCTTGGCGGCGTAGAAGACGCTTACCACGAGATTATGAAACGTCTGATGGGGGAGTAG
- the purF gene encoding amidophosphoribosyltransferase → MFDNIHEECGVFGIYEPQTADVAASAYYALYALQHRGQESCGIAVNDDGIITAHKDVGLVPDVFNRDVLDKLGKGQMAVGHVRYSTTGSSSRTNAQPLVVRHIKGTMALAHNGSLVNAQQLRDKLELSGAIFHTTNDSEVIAYMVTRNRISAGSIEEAVEQTMDDIKGAYSLVIMSPKKLIAARDPQGFRPLVIGELNGSFIFASESCALDSLGAHYVRDVEAGEIVVADKSGLRSIRTHCGQKSSMCVFEFVYFARPDSVIEGASVHLARQRAGAYLALEHPVQADIVVGVPDSGLDAAMGYARQSGIPYGIGFIKNRYVGRTFIQPTQAQRERAVRIKLNVLAANVKGKRVVLIDDSIVRGTTSGKIVALLRDAGACEVHMRISSPPFMNPCYFGTDIDSRDKLIACRMSQEEIAKEIGVDSIGYLSVDNVKKIAEGAKCGFCVGCFNGEYPIEVPAEMPKSCFENKISEGK, encoded by the coding sequence ATGTTCGATAACATCCATGAGGAGTGCGGTGTGTTTGGTATTTACGAGCCGCAGACTGCCGATGTTGCCGCTTCGGCTTACTATGCGCTGTACGCTTTGCAGCACCGCGGGCAAGAAAGCTGCGGCATTGCGGTGAACGATGACGGAATTATTACCGCGCACAAAGATGTGGGATTGGTGCCGGATGTGTTTAACCGCGATGTGTTGGACAAGCTGGGCAAAGGGCAGATGGCGGTAGGGCATGTTCGTTACTCTACCACAGGCAGTTCCAGCCGAACCAATGCGCAGCCTTTGGTGGTAAGGCATATCAAGGGCACGATGGCGCTTGCACACAACGGCAGCCTTGTGAATGCGCAGCAGCTGCGTGATAAACTGGAACTGAGCGGTGCAATCTTCCATACTACCAACGATTCTGAAGTGATTGCTTATATGGTTACGCGCAATCGCATTTCGGCGGGCAGCATTGAAGAAGCGGTTGAACAGACGATGGATGACATCAAGGGTGCGTATTCATTGGTGATTATGTCCCCCAAAAAGCTGATTGCCGCGCGTGACCCGCAGGGCTTTCGTCCGCTTGTTATCGGTGAACTGAACGGTAGTTTTATCTTCGCCAGCGAAAGCTGCGCGCTCGATTCTCTCGGTGCCCATTACGTACGCGATGTGGAGGCAGGCGAAATCGTCGTGGCAGATAAGAGCGGTCTTCGCAGCATTCGTACCCATTGCGGGCAAAAAAGCAGTATGTGCGTATTTGAGTTTGTTTACTTCGCCCGCCCCGATTCGGTGATTGAAGGCGCGAGTGTACATCTTGCAAGGCAGAGAGCGGGTGCTTACCTCGCACTCGAACACCCTGTTCAGGCAGATATTGTGGTTGGCGTGCCCGATTCGGGGCTGGATGCCGCCATGGGCTACGCGAGACAGTCGGGTATCCCGTACGGTATCGGCTTTATTAAAAACCGTTATGTAGGCAGAACTTTTATTCAACCCACACAGGCACAGCGGGAGCGTGCGGTGCGCATTAAACTAAATGTACTTGCCGCAAATGTAAAGGGTAAGCGCGTAGTGCTTATTGATGATTCGATTGTGCGCGGCACTACCAGCGGCAAAATTGTTGCCCTGCTGCGCGATGCAGGTGCATGCGAGGTGCATATGCGCATTTCGAGCCCTCCGTTTATGAACCCCTGTTATTTCGGCACCGATATCGACAGCCGTGATAAGCTGATTGCCTGCCGTATGTCCCAAGAGGAGATTGCAAAAGAAATTGGGGTAGACAGCATTGGTTACCTCAGTGTAGACAATGTCAAAAAGATTGCAGAAGGGGCAAAATGCGGTTTTTGCGTAGGCTGCTTTAACGGTGAATACCCCATTGAGGTGCCTGCTGAAATGCCAAAGAGTTGCTTTGAAAATAAGATATCGGAGGGAAAATAA